A stretch of DNA from Pristis pectinata isolate sPriPec2 chromosome 35, sPriPec2.1.pri, whole genome shotgun sequence:
aggagaagtttaaaggggatgtgtggggcaagttttttttacacagagagtggtgggtgcttggaacgggctgccaggggtggtggtggaagcagatacgatagtggcattcaagaggcttttagacaggcacatgaacatgcagggaatggagggatatggatcatgtgcaggcagaagggattagtttaatttggcatcatgcttggcacagagatgggctgaagggcctgtacctgtgttgtactgttctaagtaAGTAGTTAGGATGTGCCTATGGCCGTTTAAGCTTGCTTCATTCTGACTCGGGTGGAGTTGCTCACAGTGTGTGCTTGCGTTCCTGTCTTCCTGTAGTGACTCCTTTCTGATTCCACGTTAGGTCTGCCGAGAGATGCCACTGCACAAGTACCCGCCCAAGATCTGGGCTGCTCTGCGGCTTAAGCAAGGGATCCAAGCACGGCTGCCTGCTCATTATCTCCGCTCCCTCAATGAGAACCAGGAGCCCACGCCCGTTCACTTTAAACCACATGGGGTTAAATATAAGCGGAACCCACGTACTGGGCAACAAGAGCGAGTACAAGATATTCCGATTCCCATCTACTTTCCCCCAGAATCGCAGCGTGGATTGTGGGGAGGAGAGGGCTACATACAAGGGTTCAGATACGCCAACAATGACAAGGTATGGACTGGCACTTTGATACACACCAAAAGCTTAAgagattttaatattatttctttccCTGCTGTCTCAAAGATGATGAGAATGTTGACCTGTCAGCATCAGCCTAAGATTAACATTAAGTGCTCATTGATGttctctgccttaaatgtatAATTCTgaaccaaaagcaaaaaaaaaatggaaatctgaaataaaaatagaaaatactggagatattcagcaagccaggcagcatctgtggagagaaatacagttaatgtttcaggtctctgctcagatgaaaggttactgacctgaaacaattactctgtttctctctacagatgctacccgaactgctgattatttccagcattttctgtttttatttataatttttgtcCTTCTGTTCAAAGTACTCTGTGGCTTTGCTCCTTTCTTTACATCTGTAATGTCCACCTCACTCCGCACTCCTCCAATTTTAGCCTCCACCATTAGTAGCCAGGGGCAGAGGGACGATGCTCTAAGCGGCCTGTCCCTCCCTAAGcacctcctcactttcccctATTATGATGGTCTTTGATCAAGCTGATCTAATATCTCAAATTTTCCTCCAAatgactggagtattgtgttcagttctggatgcCCTGCtatagaaagatgccattaagctgaaaaagagtgcaggaaagatttacgaggacgttgccaggactcgagggactgggttatagggagaggttgggcaggctaggactttattccttggagcgtaggagactgagaagtgatttgGGACATAGCATAAAAATTTTATTCAGGTTTTTGGGTGCAAGATTTGGAAACACTTTTGATTTTGGAGGTCTGGAGAAAGAACACTCTTGCCCAAGTTgcaagaggtgtataaaatcacgaggggcatagctaagatgaatgcacacagtttttttcccagaatcaagaacaaaagggcataggtttgtgagaggggagagtttgAATAGAAACCTGAGAGGCAgcttttttcacacacagggtggtgagtaaatgaaatgagctgccagaggaagtggttgaggcaggtacaataacaatatttaaaagacatttgaacaggtacatggataggaacaatttggagggatatgggccaaacgcaggcaaatgggactagcttagatgggaatcttggtcggcatggaccagttgggccgaagggcctgtttctgtgctgtatgactccatgactctctttGGGGAGGAGATTTCTGAGCTTAGGATCCCAGGCAGTGTTGCAATTAAATTCTAGGTGAAGctcaggcgaccagaactggaggaacttGACAGGGACAGGTCAGTGGGTAGTTGAGAGGTGGCGTGTGCAACGCCAAGCTCTGGCGCCAGCTGCTGTGCAGTTTTGCTCTCTCACGGCTTGCTTGTCTCCCCTGCAGCTCTCCACTCGACTGGGGAAAACGTGGAAGCCACAGATCTTTGTGCGGAAGCTTTACAGTGAAATCCTGGACACGACCTTCAACATCCCAGTGACTATGCGGACAATGGACCTGGTGGATGCTTGCTATGGCTTTGATTTCTACATCCTGAAGGTCGGGTTTCTTGGACTTGAGTTGAGCCCTGTGTGTGTTTGCCCAGCATTTGCCACGCATCTTCATTTGCCCGAGGAGTCCCTGTTTGCAGCATGAAGTCAGGGGAATGGAGTGGGTTCAAGTATTggtatttattggtttattattgtcacttgtaccgaggtacagtgaaaagcgtgtcttgcaaaccgatcgtacaggtcagtttattactcagtgcagttacgttgagttagtagagagtgcattgaggtagtacaggtaaaaacaataacagtacagagtaaagtgtcacagctacagagaaagtgcagtgcaataaggtgcaaggtcacaacaaggtagatcgtgaggtcagagtccatctcatcgtataagggaaccgttcattgtgtactttctgacttaCGGACCAAATCGACTATGGACCGACTTTAACTGTGGCAAAGGCGCTCTATAAAGGCAGATTGTtgattaatgaaaatcaaaaactgatgTACCAGAAATATGAAGTTTAAGCAGGAAATACTGGTAATCCTCAACAAGTCAGGCATTATttgtagaaagggaaacagttaatatttcaggttgaaaaccctttgtcacaactgggaaagagCGGAAGtaaaacatttcagatttccagcatccactgtTATTTTTTGATGCTCAGGTAGGTCACCTTTCCTATCTG
This window harbors:
- the mrpl28 gene encoding 39S ribosomal protein L28, mitochondrial, which gives rise to MPLHKYPPKIWAALRLKQGIQARLPAHYLRSLNENQEPTPVHFKPHGVKYKRNPRTGQQERVQDIPIPIYFPPESQRGLWGGEGYIQGFRYANNDKLSTRLGKTWKPQIFVRKLYSEILDTTFNIPVTMRTMDLVDACYGFDFYILKTPKVDLNSKLGMDLKRAMLLRLARKDTELYPDDPVKREHIYDKYKEFVIPEEEAEWVGLSLEEAVEKQRLLEKKDPVPLFKVYAEELVQQLQMQQLSEPVIVEKVS